A stretch of DNA from Peromyscus eremicus chromosome 18, PerEre_H2_v1, whole genome shotgun sequence:
GACATTGCAGTTTCTAAATCAGCCACGGTACAAGGATTTAACTACTGTTTTCCCTTAATATAGAAGAAAACGCAGATGAACTACCTGGTGAGCGACAGAGGAAGCGCCATAGGTCCCTCTCCTTTGATGAAAGCCTGGCTCTGTGTGTGCTGAGGGAGATATGCTGTgaaagaagcagcagcagtgAGTCCACAGAGACCCCCTCAAACCAGGTAGGCCTCTGGTGTTGATGATTTAGAAGttatcttatttgttttattttttatttattatgtatgtttttgggagacagagtttctctgcaacagctctggctgtcctggaacttggtttgtagaccaggctggccttgaacttagagagatctgcctgtctctgcctcccaagtgctggggttaaggcgtgcaccaccaccaccaggcttatttttttatgtaagGGTTTTGTCAGCTAGAATGTttcacatgcatgcaatgccctggaggccagaagagggcggtgAATCCCCTGGACTGTagtatggatggttgtgagcctgtCTGGGTGcagggaatggaacctgggtcatctgcaagagcaacaaatgctctaaacccctgagtcatctctccagtcctgtgttttggttttaaattagaaaaaaaaaaaaaaggtttttaaaaaattaaagtcctAATAAGCTTATAAATAGAATGCCTGTTACAGGAATTCTGTCACTGGTTCACTAGCCAATTGAGAAGAGCCTTTTGGTCCAAGCAGCGGGTTATTCATTGGGGATGGGTGTGACCGAGAGaggaagcagagcagagggaTGCTCATCCTTGGTGAGCCAGGAAGCGGTGGTGATGGGGCTTTTTCAGCAATGGCTTGCCACCTACTTCAGGTTTTTATCTTACAGTTGTTCTttagttttataataaataaacatgtatCAATAACAAATGCCCATGTTTGATAGATTGTTGCTGAACACAGTGGTAAATTGTAATTTTAAAGCTACATAGAGCTCCCTGCTTGTACCTCTAGGTTTGGAGATAGAGGTCGGAGATTAGAGTAGCCCTGCTCCTGGAAAAATGAATACAGATTCCATCATTACTGATGTCATCTCAATGTGAGAGAACCTTTGTGGACTCCTGTACTAGTAGTCAGCTCAAGTGTGCTGGAGTATACAGTCATCTGAACATATAGAAGTGACTTTTTAAATACAAGAAGGAGCCTGGAAATTCAGCTCAGTCATGTACTGTAGACATCTAAGGCAAGTTTGCTTTCCTTGCCAAGGATCAAACAcagcacatgctaggcaagcactaccaTTGTATACCCCTGACCCTACTTGAATATTTAAAGACAGGGATTcactgtaaccctggctggcctggaaattgctGTGGAAACTTCATGTGTCCCACTAAAGACGGCTTTCAAAGTTGGGAAGTTTAGCTTAGTTGGAGCTCTATACCAGTAAAGACAGTACCGGTACTCACTGTCCATGTGTAAACCTACGTTTCACAGAGCTGATTAATAAATAGGCCTCTGATTTCTAGATCTGTGTATGACAGAAATTAAACTCAGACCATGCTGATTTATTTGTTCAAAGTTGAGCTGCAATAAAAGTcccgtcccgtccccccccccccccgttccccccccccccgtcccccccccccccgtcccccccccccccccccccccccgcgaggggtggggagaggtggagactggagagatagtCAGTAgtgaagaacacttgctgcttttccagaggacctaagttcaatttccagcatccatgttgtggctaacaatcatctgtaaccacggttccagaggatcagatgaCCTTGTCTGACTTCTGTAGGCACCGAGCATACACATGGCACAtgtacatacgtgcaggcaaaacacccgtacacaaaaaataacaacgaagacaaatttttaaaagagtgatttgtttttttgtttttttgttttttttatttttatttttaaatgtagttttgGACATTGAACTATGCCCCCAACCCAGGGCCTTCCACATGCTGGGCAAACCTCTATTTAGCTGTAAGGATGCTTaaccctttaaaatatttttttaaaaaaagtgcatCGTTGgtgtattagtttcttttttgttgctgtgataaaatatcatgactaaggcaacttactCAAGAAGGAGCTTATTTTGGCTTACCATTCCAGAGGGGTACggatccatcatggtggggaggtgtGGCAGGAGGTAGGCATGGTTTTTGGAGCAGGAAGTTGAGAATTTGCATCCTTAACaacaagcatgaagcagaaagaCTAAACTGGAAATTGGCAAGGCTTTTTAAATCTCAAAGCTCTCCCTCAGTGACGTACTTGCAGTAAGGCTGCACCTCCtcagccttcccaaacagtgccacccacTGGGTACCAAGTAATCAAATGCCCAGGACTGTTGGAGAcgtctcatccaaaccaccacactagtTAATATGGCAGTGTCTCTTGGTCActgtttttaattctgtgtgtgagtgtaggtacaagtgagtgcaggtgccctcaagtccagaagaggatgctaaagtgggtgatgggaattgaattgCAAGACTggtgtgtgttctgtgttcttttaacagctgagctattctccagctcctttttttaaaaaaaattttttatttaatatttttaattctttgagagttttcatatgtgtatacagtgtttttAACTGTATTTACCTCCCCCCGTCCCCGTATCTCTTCCCACATGCTTTGGATACAACTTGTTTAGCCATGTGCACATAGGTGGTGGGTCTTTGATTGGAGCACACTCCTGAAGACAGTCACCCTCTTGCCCTTTCCCCAGAAGCCATCGACTGCTAGTAGTTCCTCAGTGAGGTGTTAGGGCCTGTGAGCCCCCACCCCATGCATGCTGGACTGTTGACCAGCTTCACTTTCGACAGGCAGCCACAGTCCTCAGTACGTGGTGCATAGACTGTGTCAAGTCCAGAGACGCTGTTCCCAACTCTTCCCCCCAACCTTTGACTCTCAAAATCTTTCTACCCTCCTTCCTATGTTCTTCAATCTCagagtgtctctgtctctgtgtgtgtgtgtgtgtgtgtattcttataaaaatcaagttaaaaatttaattaagctTAAATTTCTTAAATGAGAATGCTTTTAATAGgactatttttttttgctttgttttaacttCCCTTATATTTGAATGTTAATCTCAGCAGTCTCACTGTCCATTTACAGGAAAAACTATAGTTAAATAATTTGTTAAAGGTTCCTACAACTAAACACATTTGAAATaagacaaaacatttttaaaaattttttattttatgtgcattggtgttttacttgaatgtatgtctgtgtgagggtgtcaaatcttagagttacagacagttgcgagctgccatgtgggtgctgggaaattgaacttgggtcttatggaagagcagccagtgctcttcacagctgagccatttctccagctctgacaAAACATATTTCTGTGAtgcctttttatttctgtgttgcCCCTTAGCTCACACTTTTCAAAACAACTTGTTTTttcgtttttttggtttttggttttttttgggtgggggcaggggttggatttgagacagggtttctctgtgtagccctgactgtcctagaactctctttgtagaccaggctggcctcaaactcagagagatccacctgcttctgtctcccaagtactgagattaaaggtgtgtaccaccaccaccaccacctggcttcaaaaTGGCTTTTGACATTGCATTTGAAAaaaacatttgtgtatgtgtgtgggtgtttatgTCTGCCACAGTGCATTTGTGAGAGTGtaaggaggacagaggacagcttgaggaAATCGATTtcttcctttcaccatgtgggttccagggatagaGAACTCAGCACCTCAGTCTTGGCATCGTTACCCATGAGCCGTCTCTGGCTCCCAACAGTGTTGCAGTTTTCATGATACTGTAGAACCAAAGGGTTGTCAAATACCATAGAGTGAACCTTTTAGTTCTGGTCTGCTTTGGTCCCTGTTAggtcgtcttttttttttttttttttttaaagatttatttattgtgtatgtgttcgGTCTGCGTctatgcctgcaggccaggagagggcaccagatattacagatggttgtgagccaccgtgtgatgctgggaatttaacttaggatgtctggaagagcagccagtgctcttaacctctaagccatctctccagccccgttaggtcttcttttttgttttttgtttttcgagacagggtttctctgtagttttggagcctgtcctggatcttgcgctgtagaccaggctggcctcaaactcagagatcccgcctggctctgcctcccgagtgctgggattaaaggcgtgcgccaccaccgcccggcctgttagGTCTTCTTAATGTGGAAAAGCAACGGTAGATGTGTAGCACACACAGGCATGGCTTTGTTCAGGAGAGTCATTTATAAAGATACACTGGTGTTACGATACAGCTTGCAGAGCACTGCTGCAGGAAGTAGGTCTGATACCAGAGAGTTGAGTGGAGTGAAGGAACACTGTTGGGTCACTAGAGATGTGACTGACTGTCTTAACCTGTGTCAGTGGGATCTCTCTAGGAGTTAGAGCTAGTTCTTGATGAGTTGCTTTTTCTACTGTTTTATCAACATCACTTTAAGTCTTCACTTAGAAATTTGTAAAATAATATACTTTTTGTGGATTATATTAATTCAGACTCCTTTCATATTTCAAGGGACCGTATTCTCTAGAAGTTAAATGATGTGTCTGAAGTTCAACAGCTTTTGACATCACATTGAGAATGCCTGTATTCTGACTCAGAGTCTTGCATTTTTCTCAGTTATAGATTAGGATCCAGTTTCTGATCAATTTAGTGTAGAATTTGAAGTTGAATCtctttttttatgttgttttgagactgggtctctctatTTAGTCCTGGCTCTTGGctgtcctctgtagaccaggctggtcttgaactcacagagatcctcttgcctcttcctctgcttcccaagtgctgggattaaaggtgtgtctcacCATACCCAGCCTTGAAGTTGAATCTCTTGATTCAGAACATTGTAGCCTTGGTATGTGTATGCTTCCTACCCTTAGCATAGACAGACATTAGGTTCTGAAGCTGTGAGTTACTAAATGCTAAAATGAGAGGCTAGTTGAAAatacatagaatttttttttttaaatttaaaaatgtatcttgaAGCTTTGCAAATCAAGTTATTctcaaaatttatttcaaaacaaatataCCATTGCTGGGCTGAtagcacaggcttttaatcccagcattcaggagcagAAACAGACAGAGCTCTCCGAGTTAACAACCAAGTATGGTCTACATAACATGttctaggccatccagggctacataggaagatcatgtctcaaaaaacccaaataccAGATTTGTATTAGTGTCGTAACTAGCATTCTGGCATGCTAATAGTGTGATTAAGGTCGATCTTAGCCTTCTTGTATTTAATAGGAGAAGTTTGCAGTTATGCTTCATATAATTAATAGGTGTGTATATAATCAATAATCGTATAATTAGGAAAGGTCATTAAACGTGGTATTGTCAGAGAATTAGAAACTCAAATTATCTTAGGGAGGGAAAGTGAGTGTAGGATTATTAGGAAACTAGATCTGGCTGGAGTGTGGTGTTGAGTAGAACAGAAGGTGTGTTTAGCTCTGGGCATTTCATAATGCTAACTTCAATGCTAAGGGCCTTTGGCCTTTTTCCTTCATGTAGTAGAATTTTGAGCAGGGAAGAttcaatattaatataataacCTTGAACCTTAACCTTGAGCCAGTCTGTGCAGcatgagcaggaggaggaagtagtGACACAGGATGAATTTAGGAAGTTCTTATTGAGGCCCAGAGGCAATGTATTTAAGTTCACTTTATTCTTTCTCCATAGGACCTTGATGATGGTGTAAGTGAACATTCAGGTGATTGGTTGGATCAGGATTCGGTTTCTGATCAATTTAGTGTGGAATTTGAAGTTGAGTCTCTTGACTCAGAAGATTACAGCCTGAGTGAAGAAGGGCATGAGCTCTCAGATGAGGATGATGAGGTGGGTTTCTGTGTTCATTAGCTTTTTAATAAGATTGAAGATGTGATACGTTCAGATTCACTTGAAATTCTTGCTTTTTGATTTGTGGATTTAAGGTGAAAGTTTATAGTTTCTTATTGCATGATTTATTATAGTCTCATATTACTATAAACTTAGGCTTTGATGGATAATCTTGTAATGGTCTGCCCACAAACTTCTCCATTTGGTtctcccattcattcattcattcattcattcattcattcattcatttgagaCATGAAGCCCTggccatgtagaccagactggcttagaactcacagtgatccacctgcctctgcctccagagtgctgggatcaaaggcaagcGCCACCGCTTCTGTCCCtccatttttaatattaatttgtttttcacaaaCATCAAACATGCAGCAAACAGTTGAAAGTGTCAGATAgtatctgtgtgtctctttgtggAAGTAACTATACCTTTAACATttctagttgttttctggttaataACTGAATTTATAAAATAGCttttcctgaatattttgttTGGTTTAAGTGTTTAACAACTCTTGCCATGGTGGGTGAAGAGTTTTCTGTCCTACTTGACTAGAACTGTGTTTGACTTTGCCCTCGGAACTCCTCATGGACAGTTAGTGGCTCAAGTTCTTTGTTTAGGACTTACTAAGAATTCAGCCTTTTTGGTTGAAATGTGGTAAATTGATACTAATGAATTTGTCTTACTAGGTCTATCGAGTCACGGTGTATCAGACAGGAGAAAGTGATGCAGACTCCTTTGAGGGAGATCCTGAAATTTCTTTAGCTGTAAGTATCCAGATAcgtcacagaaataaaaacacagcGCTGAGGTCAGAATTGGGAAACTGCttaatttacttcttttttttttttttttttttaagatttatttattatgtgtacagaagagggagccagatctcattacagatggttgtgagccaccatgtggttgctgggaattgaactcaggacctctggaagagcagtcagtgctcttaacctctgagccatctctccagcccttaatttaCTTCTTAAAGTGAGGTGATTTGTACAGTTAAAACATTTAAACTCTTAGGACTTAgagcatttttcttctttgtaatgGGGTCTGTTGCtatatttgtttggttttatggGGTGGAATTTAAACTTGAATGTATTGGACCCCTTGAAACATCCATCCCTGCCTTGTAAGGCCTTTATGTTTGGTTTTGGGGATGAGTGGAAGCCACACTTAGGAATCAAAGAATCAGTATGGGAGGGTATGTAAACTTTACCCCCATTGCTTCTGTATTAGGCTGCTTGTCGGGCAACGTAAACTGGATCTATTTATTCAGGGTACACTAGGAAGTGTCCTCAGGGAAAATTTATCCTTCAGTTTATGCAGGGATATAGGATCTGTTCAGTGATGACTCAGGGATGTGGAGAGTTCGCCTTGCCAGTTGTGTAGAGAGAAGTTCCCATATGGAGGACACACTGAGCAGTTAGAATACAGGAGGACTGACGAGGATGGGCATGTAGTTTGGATTATGGGGAGAACGGCAGATTGTAGCTCCAGTAGTTGACAAGAACTTCTCTTCGGGATAAAAACGGGGTGTTCAGCTGAACTGGCCTTTAGAGCATGTCTTAAGGAATCCTAGTGACTGGTGGGTTGGAAGTGTTTCTCTAGGAAAAGCAGATTTCATCTGGATTTATCATGTAATGTCTAGGCAGTGTTCCAGATTGAGCTTTGAAGGAAGTGGGAACAGACATAAAAACATAGGGAAAATGCTGTGCCAGTTACTTCAACTAAGTGGATAAGCTATGTTTGTCCCAGCCAGATAAGACTTGATAGGTACACGTACCACACTGAGGGTTTGTAACTTTGGGATTTCCAGTATGGAGATCAGTCATGCATTGAAGAGACTTTCCTCAGTGCTGAGCATGGAGCCAGGCCCTTGTGCATAATCAGCAAGTAGTCTGCCCGTGGACTGGTTCCCAGCCTAGCTGGTTCTGTTTCTAAAACCTTTCAAAAAGTAACAGATTTGGGGGGAGTGGCGGGGAGATAgaacttttttttagtttttttcttttcttttctttctttctttctttcttttttttttaaatcagtgctAGGGATTGATCCCAGGCTATAGTCAAAGAAACTAACGTCTGTTATTTTACATAGTtctccttttttgtgtgtgtacatgtggggaaAGTACCTAAAATCTACTCTCTTAGCTAATTTCTGGTATACAGCATTAACTATATTCCTCATGTTCTTTTTGCCTATCTTATGTAAAACATGAAATGCTGAAAATTGAACTATGTGATATACTTTTCCTCAGGCATATTGAAGCTACTAGCTTCGCTATGACTAGTAACGAAAGGGttcatgtcttcttttattgAAGGACTATTGGAAATGCACCTCCTGTGGTGAAATGAATCCCCCGCTTCCACCCCACTGCAACAGATGTTGGACCCTTCGTGAGAATTGGCTTCccgaagggaaagggaaagataaCAGAGAGATCGCTGAAAAAGAAGGCGTAGATGTGCCTGATGGGAAAAAAACTACAGTGAGTGACTCTAAGGAGCCATGCCTTGAGGAAAGTGATGATAAAGAAGGACAAGTCTTCCAGTCACAGGACAGTGAGGACTGTTCCCAGCCATCCACTTCCAGTAGCATCGTGTACGGCAGCCAAGAAGATGTCAAAGAGTTGGAGAAGGAGGAGACACAGAACAGAGGAGAAAGCATGGAATCCGGCTTCTCTCTCAATGCCATTGAACCATGTGTGATTTGCCAAGGGCGGCCTAAAAACGGCTGCATCGTTCATGGCAAAACCGGACATCTCATGTCATGTTTCACATGTGCAAAGAAgctaaaaaagagaaataagccCTGCCCCGTGTGCAGACAACCAATTCAAATGATTGTGCTAACTTATTTCAACTAACCCTGCCCACAACAATAGAATTATATATTTCTAACTATATAATCCCCCCAAATTAGACaacatgtgttttatttttatttgcatttatttttatctacacTAAAGCGAGAAAAGTGTCTCAGTCCACTTAAACTTTGTTGTATAATTGATCTCCTTGAGGGTATGAATAGTGACTGTTTCCTTCTTTTAGGAAAACTTCACTTGATTATATTTTACATTTGGGTTTTAATGTACTCTGCATTGGCTGTGTGGctcctttttcattttccttatgtTTAAAGTAATTTCCACTTGGAAGGACGGTTGGAAGTGAAATGTGTCCTCTCCAGCTGCAAATGATGATGGGCCCTTTCTGAGGATTGACTACATTAGA
This window harbors:
- the Mdm2 gene encoding E3 ubiquitin-protein ligase Mdm2 isoform X2, with protein sequence MKEIIFYLGQYIMTKRLYDEKQQHIVYCSNDLLGDLFGVPSFSVKEHRKIYTMIYRNLVVVSQQEPADSGTSMSESRCQPEGGSDWKDPVQEPPEEKPSSSDPVSRPSTSSRRRAISETEENADELPGERQRKRHRSLSFDESLALCVLREICCERSSSSESTETPSNQDLDDGVSEHSGDWLDQDSVSDQFSVEFEVESLDSEDYSLSEEGHELSDEDDEVYRVTVYQTGESDADSFEGDPEISLADYWKCTSCGEMNPPLPPHCNRCWTLRENWLPEGKGKDNREIAEKEGVDVPDGKKTTVSDSKEPCLEESDDKEGQVFQSQDSEDCSQPSTSSSIVYGSQEDVKELEKEETQNRGESMESGFSLNAIEPCVICQGRPKNGCIVHGKTGHLMSCFTCAKKLKKRNKPCPVCRQPIQMIVLTYFN
- the Mdm2 gene encoding E3 ubiquitin-protein ligase Mdm2 isoform X1, whose product is MCNTNMSVSTDGAVSTSQIPASEQETLVRPKPLLLKLLQSVGAQKDTYTMKEIIFYLGQYIMTKRLYDEKQQHIVYCSNDLLGDLFGVPSFSVKEHRKIYTMIYRNLVVVSQQEPADSGTSMSESRCQPEGGSDWKDPVQEPPEEKPSSSDPVSRPSTSSRRRAISETEENADELPGERQRKRHRSLSFDESLALCVLREICCERSSSSESTETPSNQDLDDGVSEHSGDWLDQDSVSDQFSVEFEVESLDSEDYSLSEEGHELSDEDDEVYRVTVYQTGESDADSFEGDPEISLADYWKCTSCGEMNPPLPPHCNRCWTLRENWLPEGKGKDNREIAEKEGVDVPDGKKTTVSDSKEPCLEESDDKEGQVFQSQDSEDCSQPSTSSSIVYGSQEDVKELEKEETQNRGESMESGFSLNAIEPCVICQGRPKNGCIVHGKTGHLMSCFTCAKKLKKRNKPCPVCRQPIQMIVLTYFN